tattcaaccaagtaggttcACCACACATATTAGAAAGAAAATGAGAAGCggtgagcaaaaaaaaaaaggtcaacacTTTTAGCGAAATTTTCGTTACTTtatcgtagcctgattttgcctgatttttatttcaccagctccctgatttttgaaaaacaatgttgACAACCCTGCGCACGCGGCTAGAAAAACTCAAACGCTGTTTCCGGACCGCTCGCGCTCTCGAATAGGCGCGCGCGAATTCGCTCAGCTAAAAATCTgcgttttggtcgcaaatttctcgagagaatttcgagcaatcaaGCCCGTGAACCGAGAACGAAAGAGCTGCGTTTTATTTGCTCTCTCTCAATCGACGCACTCCtgcgcagagatgccaatatgcctgatttttcagggattgcctgatttttcgaggctctgcctgacaacctgaaaagccattgaatttccctgatttttcaaaaaatgcctgatttttgcgaatgtgatgaaaaatgggtagtaaggaactaaattaggtaccattactgaagttaaaaagcgaaaatgttgctgaatgaaaccaatcgaaagattcccattaGTTCATATCTTCAAAAGGGAATGAAAAGgatttgattcagtagaattatgcaaccaagtaggcccacaacacagtaaaaatgtagagtgatgaccaaaaaaaaaaaaggtcatcacttttagaggaatttccgttacttatgtagcctgattttgcctgatttttattacaccagttccctgatttttgaaaatatatgttggcaaccctgcaaATGAGTCAATTTGAGTTGTTCGGAAAACAAAATGAACCAGCATCGGAATTTGAAGTTGCAACAGCAACAGCGAGGTAAAGTAGTTTCACGTTTGAGTGTAGTGGTTTAAGCAAACCAAGTTTAGCGAGTAGAGCATACCTTTTGCACACTTTTACGTCGATGTTTACGTTTCAGATGACATTTGCAAATTCAAATTGGATTCGAATCATTTGGTAAAGTTGCGTGACCGTGTTAGCGTGATTAACAGAATTTGATAGTCCTAATAGTTTGTGTGCCGGAATGTCTCGAAAAACAATTGCCTCATATTTCTCCAAAGGTGAGTTTGATATTGaacaccgattttttttatctataatTGAAAACTGTTATTTCTACTAGCAACAACTTCGCCGAGTCAACCAGTGAACGACTCCAACACCGGAAATGTTGAAAGATCATCTGATGCAAATGTTGATCTTGTTCCTGGTaagtaaaagtttttaagataaaaGCAATAAATGTGAATTGAACTTATGCTCTTAAATAAACTACCCTTATTTTGTCAACAAAGTCGAATATCacactttttcatattttcattaatATCATTCGACGTCAAACATTGTATGCTTTTAAACAtgttcaaaataattgtttgattttttagagAATCTAGCAACTATGCTGGGAAAAAATGATAGCTcgatttaagaaatttgaaatattggtaaagaaatttattttgcaGGCTCTTCTAGAACTGTTGATGTTTTTTACCGGCCAGCCAACTATTCAACAGATTCGATTGAAGAACATGAAAacaacaatacaaaaaaacttaagactGAAAAAGAAACTAAGCAACCATTTGTCCAAAAATTTAAGATAGAATGGACCAATGCTCCAGAATTGAACTGTTTTGAGGCTTACAAAAGTGACGTTTTTTCTGCATTTTGCACAATTTGTCTCGATAAGCTTAATGTTTCTCGTGGAGGCAAAGGAAATTTGTTTAAACACTTGAAAACCAGACGACATCGAGAAATGGCTAGCCAAATTTCAGAACTTAATCAGGATTCAACGATCGACAGCTTCACTGTCAACGATAAAATACTTCAACTAGAATTGAAGCTCTGCGCTTGGGCTGCAGAGCATAACATTGCATATTCGGCAATCGACAAATTAGCAAGTGTATTGAATACAGCTGACACTGATTCTGTTGTCTTATCGGGATTAAAATTAGGTCGGACTAAATCAACATCGATCATGAACGGAATATTTGCAGCCACACAACATGATGAAATCGTTCATAGAATgcaaaatgaaagtttttccTTGATCATAGACGAATCAACGGATTTGACGACCACCAAAACATTGGCAATGGTAATTCGTTTGTTCGACAACGAAAAACATGAAACTAAGGACATCTTCTATAAAGCCATTGAATTAAAATCATTCGACCACCGAACAATTTTTGACTCAATGATtgcacaatttaaaaaagataataTAGATTACAAAAAAAGGCTTGTAGGATTTGCTTCTGATGGGGCATCCGTAATGATGGGAACCAAAAATTCTGTTATGTGTCTCTTAAAAAAAGATTGTCCTAATTTGATCATAATTAAGTGCACGTGCCATTCGTTGGCATTGTGTGCAAGCTACGCGTGCAATAAATTGCCAGATGATATCGAACAACTGATGAGAGACATTTACAGTTATTTAGCGCACAGTCCAAAAAGAATGCaagaattcaaaaatgttcaaaatattttggagGTAAAACCGTTAAAAATTCTCCACCCGTCAGCGACAAGATGGCTTTCATTAGAGGCTGTGGTAAATAGAAACCTTGAACTTTTTGAAGAATTAAATCAGTTTTTCGAAGAGCAATCCAAAGGAAATAAAAACCAAACAGCCCAACGTATTTTGGAGGGTTTAAAATCACCATTAACAAAACCGATATTGCAATTTCTTGCTTATATATTGCCTCTTATTAACAAGCTCAACAGAATGTTCCAAGCTGAACAACCAAAGTTTATAGACATGTTTACTGAAATGAAAACCTTCTATTTGCTGTTGCTTGATAACATTTGTAAGGATGAATTCGTTCAAGATTCTGGCCTCGTCGatgaaaatttcgagaaacattttaagccaCTTAATGAGATATATATTGGTTTAAAAGCTGATGAAGCAATGGATGGATTAGATACGCAGAATAAAACGAAGTTCCGGAAAATTTGCCGCAGTTATTATGTTGAGCTAATTCATCAGATCCGTAACAGATTTAATTTTAAGGACCCGATTTTGGAAAATGCTGCCTTAGTGACTCCTACGAAAATGCAAATAGCATCGAATGCCTCAAAAGTTACTAAACAATTTccgtattttttaaatgatggtGACGAACAGGACCTTCATAATGAAGTGAGAGAATTGTCAACGAAAATAAACTGTGGAGATATTATAATTACTTCAGATAAAATGGACAGCTGGTTACCTATTTTGAAGATGAAGCGTAGGGACGGAAACTACGCTTTTCCATGTCTTCGGAAATTTATTATTAACTTTGAAATAATCCCACATTCGTCAGCAGCAGTTGAACGAGTTTTTTCACTATGGAACGCAAATAAGGTCAAGTCAAGGAATCGTTTGAATAATGAATCAATGGAAGCGATTATTAAGGCAAAGCATTTCGTGTCAATGAATGGAGGGTGCGTTTCATTGAAATTGACCAACAAACTTCATGGAAGAATCAGAACATCTGGTTGGTACGTTCGTCCCAATAAAGTTTAATAATGTTATTAATATCAATCcgtttcacaaaataaaataaaaaaaaaactaaacccttttattttcattgtaaaaacatttaattataatataCACTCCTGAAACATGAAAAGTATCagccgaaaataaaaaaaaattaattttaacaatAAGGAATAATTTTCTATTGTtgataatgattttcaaattatctaaattctgaaaaacATGTCAGTTATTGCTTactctaaaattaaaattaaagtaaCTATTTAATATATAAGACTTTCGTAATATTTTCAGCTTTTATATACATTTTGAGTTGTTCGTGTTACAGATTTTGCTCATGATATGTTACtcaaaatcacagaatttcgtcacagaattttgaacaaaaatcacagaattcgagaattttttttgccaaaaacacagattttttttcggcaaccttgctgtgCACTAATTAGCTTCGGATCACCAAACTACAATACTTGAATTCAAcaatctttgttttgtttactaatcTATCTCGCTTTATTTTTCCCGCCTATACTCCTGAACTCACTTCTCTCCTACACATTCGAACGCATCTTCGAATTCTCCTGCTGTCATTGCGCGAGTGCGTTCAATGGCACTTTCGGTATCGAAAGTCAGTTCAGTGACATCAACACTGTTGATGTAAATATATGTTTCGGATTattaacaattttcttcaaataattatttttgtaaatcaagTACTAGTCTGgtcaaaaatgtatcaaaatgcaaatcaacaattcactttttaaatcatgtttccatatgctggaaaaTAGTTCtcttgcatcac
This sequence is a window from Uranotaenia lowii strain MFRU-FL chromosome 3, ASM2978415v1, whole genome shotgun sequence. Protein-coding genes within it:
- the LOC129753010 gene encoding protein FAM200C-like codes for the protein MASQISELNQDSTIDSFTVNDKILQLELKLCAWAAEHNIAYSAIDKLASVLNTADTDSVVLSGLKLGRTKSTSIMNGIFAATQHDEIVHRMQNESFSLIIDESTDLTTTKTLAMVIRLFDNEKHETKDIFYKAIELKSFDHRTIFDSMIAQFKKDNIDYKKRLVGFASDGASVMMGTKNSVMCLLKKDCPNLIIIKCTCHSLALCASYACNKLPDDIEQLMRDIYSYLAHSPKRMQEFKNVQNILEVKPLKILHPSATRWLSLEAVVNRNLELFEELNQFFEEQSKGNKNQTAQRILEGLKSPLTKPILQFLAYILPLINKLNRMFQAEQPKFIDMFTEMKTFYLLLLDNISLC